The Canis lupus dingo isolate Sandy chromosome 8, ASM325472v2, whole genome shotgun sequence genome has a segment encoding these proteins:
- the LOC112658029 gene encoding U1 small nuclear ribonucleoprotein C: protein MPKFYCDYCDTYLTHDSPSVRKTHCSGRKHKENVKDYYQKWMEEQAQSLIDKTTAAFQQGKIPPTPFSAPPPAGAMIPPPPSLPGPPRPGMMPAPHMGGPPMMPMMGPPPPGMMPVGPAPGMRPPMGGHMPMMPGPPMMRPPARPMMVPTRPGMTRPDR, encoded by the coding sequence ATGCCTAAGTTTTATTGTGACTACTGCGACACATACCTCACCCATGACTCTCCATCTGTGAGAAAGACACACTGCAGTGGtaggaaacacaaagagaatgtgaaagactactatcagaaatggatggaagagcaggctcagagcctgatcgACAAAACAACCGCTGCATTTCAACAAGGAAAGATACCTCCTACTccattctctgctcctcctcctgcaggggcAATGATCCCACCTCCCCCCAGTCTCCCGGGTCCTCCTCGCCCTGGTATGATGCCAGCCCCCCATATGGGGGGCCCTCCCATGATGCCAATGAtgggccctcctcctcctgggatgATGCCAGTGGGACCTGCTCCTGGAATGAGGCCACCTATGGGAGGCCATATGCCAATGATGCCTGGGCCCCCAATGATGAGACCTCCTGCTCGTCCCATGATGGTGCCCACTCGGCCAGGAATGACTCGACCAGACAGATAA